The nucleotide sequence TATCGACGCTTACGGTCCGGTTTCGGATAATGCTGGCGGGATCGCTGAGATGGCTGAACTCGGAAAAGAAGTTCGTAATCGGACAGATACATTAGATGCGGCCGGTAATACCACTGCAGCCATCGGTAAAGGTTTTGCGATCGGTTCTGCGGCTTTGACTTCTCTTGCGCTATTTGCTGCGTTCATTACCAGAACTAAAACTTCCGGCTTGGATATCTTAAACGCGGAAGTTTTCGGCGGATTACTTTTCGGAGCTATGCTTCCGTTTGTTTTCACCGCTATGACCATGAAATCGGTTGGTAAAGCTGCCGTAGACATGGTGGAAGAAGTTAGAAAACAATTCCGCGAGATCCCTGGGATCATGGAAGGAAAAGCTAAGCCTGATTACAAAAGATGTGTGGATATTTCCACGACTGCGGCTCTTCGAGAAATGATCCTTCCCGGACTTCTCGTTCTTTTAACTCCTATCGTTGTAGGTTACTTGTTCGGAATTAAATCTTTAGCAGGTGTATTAGCCGGTGCATTAGTGGCAGGTGTGGTTCTTGCAATCTCTTCCGCAAACTCCGGCGGCGGTTGGGACAACGCTAAAAAATACATCGAAAAAGCTGCGGGTGGAAAAGGTTCCGACCAACATAAGGCTGCTGTTGTTGGAGATACCGTAGGCGATCCTTTGAAAGATACTTCCGGTCCTTCTATCAATATTTTGATCAAGTTGATGGCGATCACAAGCTTAGTGTTTGCGGAATTTTTCGTGCAACACGGTGGATTACTTCTTCGCTTGTTCCAATAAGAAATTTCGTTTTCACGCAAAGGCGCTAAGTTGCAGAGGATTCTCTGGGCCTAGCGCCTTTTTTATTTTAAGTTCGCACGGAGAGTTCACGGAGAAGTCAGAGGGAGAGAGCTATTTGCGATGTTGGAATTCCTACATGGATTTAAAGAGGACGATTTTATTGACAGAACTAGGATTTTGTGATTAAGAGAATGGGCTCTCCCACGAGCCACTCCCCCCAAATCCCAATGCAGGGCGGGGGCGATCTTTGCTTTCTATGTTGGAGTTCCTACATTCAAGGCCGCATGCTACGTATCTTATCTCCGCAGCTTCGTGGCTCTGCATGAGAATAACGCTGCGCCTCTTTTAACTCTGCGTCTTCACTTCACTGATTTCCTAAATCTCACATAAAACGGATCGAATCCCATCTTCTTCCAGAATTCCACAGCTCCCTTGTTCTCTGAGATCGCTCTCAATTCTACCGCTAAGATCCCTTTTTCTTTTGCGTAACGAAACGTTTCTTCGACGAGAGGTTTCATATAACCGGACTTTCTTTTGCCTTGTTTGGTAACTGCCAAGTCTATGAATAAATTTTTCTCCTCAATGAGATACGGTTTTTCTTCTACTCTAGCAATGAGAAGGGAGACTAGCTCTTCTCCTAAAAACCCGCCGATGAATAATACTTTGTCTGTAGCCCGGAGTTTTAGATAAATATCCACCATTTTAGCGGCCGCTCTAGGGCGGATCTTGAATAATCCGTCTAAAGGGAGTTTATTGACCATTCTAAAAAATTGATTTACCAATTCAATGGCAGCCTCCCTATTTTGGGGGAGAATGGACCTTATCTCCAAAACTTTTTCAGACATTAAAATAAAACTTTGCAAATGACCGAAGTTTGTGGAGTATTTTTTATTGTAATCGAAGGGAACTTTTTCTTCTTTTTTCAAATAAGTAAAAAAAGAAACGATTCCGGTTGTTATTAATACGAAGGCAAAATGATCTCTCGAGCACTTATAATTTTATCCTTCTTCTCATTCATCAATTGCGAAAACGGCAAATCGGAATTACCGCCGGCAGTTTTGGGATATATCGCTTTGGATTATCTCATTCTCAGCGATCCCGATCGTTCTTCCGTTTATTTTTCCACTGTAAGATCCGTTGATCTTGAAGTTGCGTATGAAACGGATGCACAACCTTTTACAGGGAATTTTACGATCGGCGGTTCTAATATTTGGAATGTGACTGATACTAATATGCAGGATGTTTTTGCGGACAGAGGTTATTCGGTGGCAGTCACTGTACCTACCGATCTTTCCGAAATGAGCGAGATACCGAACCAAAATAGAACCACCTGGAGTGTGAACCAACTTTTGGATCTCGTTCCTAGATACAGAAAAAGATCTTCCGATTTCCAATCCACTAGTTTTTTTATCATGTATATAAGAGGGCAGTTGGCGGATGCACCCGGTGTGATCGCAGTTACGATTTCCGGAGTTTTGGGGATTGGACCTCCTGTGATCTTTGTATTTAAGGATATGATAGATCAATTTGATTCTATTGTTTCGCCAGACAAAGCTGAGAAGGCGGAGCAAATTACGGTGACACATGAGCTTGGACATGCTCTTGGGCTTGTGAACGCAGGGATTCCTTTATATTCTTCCCACCAAGATAAAGAGCATGGAAATCATTGTATCAACGAAACTTGCGGAATGTTCTGGGCTTTAGACGACACCAAGGTAGAAACTTTCAGCCCTGCTACTCCTTTGTTATTAGGACAAGAATGTAGGGACGATATCCGAAACTACAATCCCTGATTAAAGGATCTTATCCGCAAAGTAAGACTTCAAAGAATCGATCGAGATCCTTTCTTGAGACATACTGTCTCTTTCCCTTACGGTGACAGTTTTGTCCTTTAGAGAATCGTAATCTACCGTGATACAATAAGGGGTTCCGATCTCGTCTTGTCTACGGTATCTTTTTCCGATAGCGCCGCCTTCATCGTATTCTAAGTTCCCTAAAGAAGATAGGTTTGTATAGATCGATTTCGCAAGTTCGGGAAGTCCGTCTTTTTTCATGAGGGGAAAAATCCCGATCTTCACCGGGGCTACCTGAGGAGCAAAACGAAGAACTGTTCTTGTTTCGCCGTCCGGCAGTTTTTCTTCCGCATACGCGTCAGAAACGACCGCCAAGAATAAACGGTTTAAGCCGAGTGCAGGCTCTACTACATAAGGCACATACTTTTTGTTGGCGGCCTGGTCCTGGTATTTCAGATCTTCTCCGGAAAATTTTTCATGTTGGGAAAGGTCATAGTCCGTTCTGGATGCGATCCCCCAAAGTTCACCCCATCCGAATCCGTATTTGTATTCTATATCGGAAGTGGCTTCGCTGTAAAAGGAAAGTTCTTCCTTTTCATGTTCTCTGACTTTCAAGTTTTCCTTTTTAAGGCCCACATGATCGATCAAAAATTTAAGGCAATAGTCAACCCAGTGAGAGAACCATTCTTTTTGGGTTCCCGGTTCGCAGAAGAATTCCATCTCCATTTGTTCGAACTCCCTGGTTCGGAATACGAACTGTCTTGCCATGATCTCGTTACGGAAAGATTTACCGATCTGCGCGATACCGAATGGGATCTTGTTCCTGGTCGTGGAGATAACATTTTTGAAATTGATAAATATACCTTGAGCGGTTTCCGGGCGAAGATAAATATCCTGTGAATCTTCTGCGGAAGCTCCATGAGAAGTTTTGAACATCAGGTTGAAATCCCTGGCTTCCGTGAAAGTTCCTCTGTTGCCGCAGTTTGGACAGGCAAAATTTCCCGCCTTGATGACCTCGTTCATTTTTTCTAAGGTCAATCCTGTGGCGGCGCCTTCTCCTTTTTGGTCTTCCAAAAATTTGTCGGCTCTGATCCTGGTTTTACAATTTTTACAATCGATGAGCGGATCGTTAAAATTGGAAACATGTCCGGACGCTTCCCAAACTTTCGGGTTCAGAAGGATGGAAGAATCCAATCCTACAACGTCTTCTCTTAAGTGGACAAAATATTTCCACCAGAGTCTTTTTAAGTTATGGAGAAGTTCGGCGCCGTAAGGGCCATAGTCGAAGGTATTGGAAAGTCCTCCGTAAATTTCGGATCCGGGATAAACAAATCCTCTTCTTTTACAAACGGATACGATATCCTTGAGAGAGGAATCTAGGGTTTCTTTTTTCTCCATAGGTCCAAGGATTCTCGAATAGGATTCGTGATAAAGTATTAAATTCGTAGGAATTCATTCAATTCTTGTTTGCTTCCGGAACAAGCTAGGGTCCAATGGACAAGGACATTCGGAATGAAAAAGGAAATTTCGCAGAAGGAAAAACTAGTCTTTTGGGGGATCAATTTTCTCTCTTGGACCTCTCCTATCTCCATGATAGGATTCGGGATCTTTTTTCCCTTGGGAGTTATCTTCTTATTTCCGAAAGAGGATAGGGTCCGTCGGCCAGCTTTCCATTCCGTTCTTCTACAAGTTGTTTTGGGACTGTTTTTATTTTCTTTAGAACTTTTGTTCTTAATTTTTCCGAAAGCGGAAGAGATTTTTTCGGCATTCGTTCTACTCAATTCGGAAGATCCAAGCGCATTCGGTTTCCCTGTTCTGACTCTAATGTTCTTCTTCGGTCTGGCAGTATTCTTTTTACAGGCAAAGTATATAAGAGAAAGATTAAAACCGGAAGATCCAAGGCCTTTAATCTTAAATCCGGTCCTAGTATTTTTAACCGTATTCTGTTTAATTCTATTTACACATTATCTAACGTATTCCGATATTTTCCGGGCAAAGATGGCCACCTTTGCCGTTTTTTCCGAAAGCGTTTGGATCTTCTTTTTTACGGCGATCGGACTTGCGGAACTTCTATCCGGCAAAAAGCCTTTTTTCTTATTTCGTAGACCTTGGGCCTGGTTTGTAAGGCAGACAAAGGATTCATTCGCGAAAGAAGAAGGAGATCTGCCCGCTTCCGCTAGAAAACGTACGAACGCAAAAGTAAGAGATATGATCTTAGCCGGATGGGGCCATATCTATACGGGACGTTTATGGAAAGGATTTCCGATCCTATTCGTATATTTGCTCGGGTTATTGTTATTTGCCACCTTCTTCTTTTCTTGGTGGGAACCCGCATTGGGGATCCGCTTTTTAGCAAGTTTAGGATTAAAACCGGGGATTTCCGATAAAAAGTTTTTTGAAGTGGCATCTTCCATTTGGATCTGGTCTGCGATCTTAGTCGCTTTGATTTCGATTAACGTGTTTTCCGGCTGGTTACTTCGTAGGTCTTTCTATTCTAAAACCCCTCTCTTGGGTCTCAGCCCCGGCTTTGAGAACAATCTTGGATTAAGCGTTTTAGTTCACTTAATCGTGATCTGTTTGATCCTACTTATGCCGACTACGATCGCTTTCCAAAAAGAAAGTAAGTCTCGCCCTACCGATCATTATACGCCGGAGAATCATGCGGAATTCTATTTTATAGATCCGAATCTTCCGGACGAGGTAAAAGGGTTAAATGGCGGGGTCATCACCGGAACGGAAACACCGAACAGCACTCAAGGCGAAAAAATTCCGGAGGAAAAACCTTCTGATGAGGGAAGGGTAAAAGGAGAAGTTAAGAGGATCAAA is from Leptospira sp. WS58.C1 and encodes:
- a CDS encoding GNAT family N-acetyltransferase gives rise to the protein MSEKVLEIRSILPQNREAAIELVNQFFRMVNKLPLDGLFKIRPRAAAKMVDIYLKLRATDKVLFIGGFLGEELVSLLIARVEEKPYLIEEKNLFIDLAVTKQGKRKSGYMKPLVEETFRYAKEKGILAVELRAISENKGAVEFWKKMGFDPFYVRFRKSVK
- a CDS encoding glycine--tRNA ligase, whose protein sequence is MEKKETLDSSLKDIVSVCKRRGFVYPGSEIYGGLSNTFDYGPYGAELLHNLKRLWWKYFVHLREDVVGLDSSILLNPKVWEASGHVSNFNDPLIDCKNCKTRIRADKFLEDQKGEGAATGLTLEKMNEVIKAGNFACPNCGNRGTFTEARDFNLMFKTSHGASAEDSQDIYLRPETAQGIFINFKNVISTTRNKIPFGIAQIGKSFRNEIMARQFVFRTREFEQMEMEFFCEPGTQKEWFSHWVDYCLKFLIDHVGLKKENLKVREHEKEELSFYSEATSDIEYKYGFGWGELWGIASRTDYDLSQHEKFSGEDLKYQDQAANKKYVPYVVEPALGLNRLFLAVVSDAYAEEKLPDGETRTVLRFAPQVAPVKIGIFPLMKKDGLPELAKSIYTNLSSLGNLEYDEGGAIGKRYRRQDEIGTPYCITVDYDSLKDKTVTVRERDSMSQERISIDSLKSYFADKIL
- a CDS encoding energy transducer TonB; translation: MKKEISQKEKLVFWGINFLSWTSPISMIGFGIFFPLGVIFLFPKEDRVRRPAFHSVLLQVVLGLFLFSLELLFLIFPKAEEIFSAFVLLNSEDPSAFGFPVLTLMFFFGLAVFFLQAKYIRERLKPEDPRPLILNPVLVFLTVFCLILFTHYLTYSDIFRAKMATFAVFSESVWIFFFTAIGLAELLSGKKPFFLFRRPWAWFVRQTKDSFAKEEGDLPASARKRTNAKVRDMILAGWGHIYTGRLWKGFPILFVYLLGLLLFATFFFSWWEPALGIRFLASLGLKPGISDKKFFEVASSIWIWSAILVALISINVFSGWLLRRSFYSKTPLLGLSPGFENNLGLSVLVHLIVICLILLMPTTIAFQKESKSRPTDHYTPENHAEFYFIDPNLPDEVKGLNGGVITGTETPNSTQGEKIPEEKPSDEGRVKGEVKRIKGKKLPPTYSNYISAKMRTFESFMDYWRSAPRNYSCVVAYTITPDGEVVDVELVQSSPYPEQDQRTLELIENLSPMMPPPGTKGYIRVTELFWNGPLDAKAMPTPLQQELVNMFDGRYMEEL